One Brevibacillus choshinensis genomic window carries:
- a CDS encoding SRPBCC family protein, giving the protein MNQNNETNKIATQVGECEIVITRILDAPRELVFDAWTKEENLSKWWGPRGFTTTFQKFDMKPGGTWQFIMHGPDGVDYPNTNVFVEVAKPERIVIKHTVFPHFLATATFEDLDGKTKLTYRTVFEENAAAFDKVKTYAVPGAEQTMDRLEEHLASMS; this is encoded by the coding sequence ATGAACCAAAACAACGAAACAAACAAAATCGCAACCCAAGTAGGTGAATGCGAGATTGTGATCACCCGCATATTGGATGCTCCTCGCGAGCTTGTGTTTGATGCTTGGACGAAAGAGGAGAACCTGTCGAAGTGGTGGGGACCTAGAGGCTTTACGACGACTTTTCAGAAGTTTGATATGAAGCCGGGCGGTACATGGCAGTTTATCATGCACGGTCCTGATGGCGTTGATTATCCCAACACCAACGTCTTTGTAGAGGTCGCTAAACCCGAGCGAATCGTCATCAAACATACTGTGTTTCCCCATTTTCTGGCGACAGCAACCTTTGAGGATCTGGATGGTAAGACCAAACTCACTTATAGAACAGTTTTTGAAGAAAACGCGGCTGCATTCGATAAGGTGAAAACATATGCCGTCCCAGGTGCCGAACAGACCATGGATCGTCTGGAGGAGCATCTGGCGAGTATGTCTTAA
- a CDS encoding RraA family protein, whose protein sequence is MSTIVEKFQTVPTTCISDTMQGLNNLDPAIKPLQEEHHIAGRAFTVKMPVGDNLTVLQAIRDAQPGDILVIDAKGDTYRAIAGDFVVGMAQTLGIKGIVVDGVIRDVAGIKKLDFPVFCKGTTVAASGKACWGEVNVPISCGGVSVQPGDIIVADADGVVVVPQEKEEQILEQALEKLEKDQEREAAVSGNREAIIEYLDRFLGRK, encoded by the coding sequence ATGTCCACGATCGTAGAAAAATTCCAAACTGTCCCCACTACTTGCATTTCCGACACGATGCAAGGCCTTAACAACCTCGACCCTGCCATCAAGCCGCTTCAGGAAGAGCACCATATCGCAGGTAGAGCTTTCACCGTGAAAATGCCTGTCGGCGACAATCTGACCGTCCTGCAAGCCATCCGCGATGCACAGCCAGGCGACATCCTCGTCATCGATGCAAAAGGCGACACCTACCGGGCCATCGCTGGCGATTTCGTCGTCGGAATGGCGCAAACCTTGGGCATCAAGGGAATCGTCGTCGATGGTGTGATCCGTGACGTCGCGGGAATCAAAAAGCTCGATTTCCCTGTCTTCTGCAAGGGAACGACGGTCGCTGCCAGTGGCAAGGCCTGCTGGGGAGAGGTCAACGTTCCAATCTCGTGCGGAGGTGTAAGCGTTCAACCAGGTGATATCATCGTAGCGGATGCAGATGGCGTCGTCGTCGTGCCTCAGGAAAAGGAAGAGCAAATTTTGGAGCAGGCTTTGGAAAAGCTGGAAAAGGATCAAGAGCGCGAGGCTGCTGTTTCCGGTAACCGGGAAGCGATTATCGAGTACTTGGACCGGTTTTTGGGGAGAAAATGA
- a CDS encoding isocitrate/isopropylmalate dehydrogenase family protein gives MATYQIGVLNGDGIGPEIVQATVEVIAAAAEFAGTTTFDFVSLPMGWEGIEKHGEPIPAITKEKLLECHGWIMGPHDSSAYPPEQKEKRNPSGELRHTFDLYANIRPSKTMPGIKSVVGEADLVIFRENTEGFYPDRNMYAGLGEYMITPDIAVVNGVFTRKAAERIAHAAFRMAMQRKRKVTIVHKANVIRLGYGLFLDTCREVARQYPEVQVDDYHIDAMAAHLVRRAKDFDVIVTTNMFGDILSDLAGELVGSLGLAPSINTNDRQAMAQAAHGSAPDIAGKNIANPVGEMLSMVMLLDWLASRHQDQELHRIARLVEQSIMTTIEEGICTRDLGGDATTTEFTAAIIKRIGSGGK, from the coding sequence ATGGCTACTTATCAAATCGGAGTACTAAACGGAGACGGAATCGGACCAGAGATTGTCCAAGCAACCGTAGAGGTGATTGCGGCAGCTGCCGAGTTTGCAGGAACCACTACCTTTGATTTTGTATCCTTGCCAATGGGATGGGAAGGGATCGAGAAGCATGGAGAGCCGATTCCAGCGATCACCAAAGAAAAGCTGCTGGAATGCCACGGCTGGATCATGGGGCCGCATGATTCCTCCGCTTACCCGCCTGAGCAAAAGGAAAAGCGCAATCCGAGCGGGGAGCTGCGCCATACCTTTGATCTGTATGCCAATATTCGTCCGAGCAAGACGATGCCTGGCATCAAAAGTGTGGTAGGAGAAGCAGACCTGGTCATTTTCCGAGAAAATACGGAAGGCTTTTATCCAGACCGAAATATGTACGCAGGACTGGGAGAGTACATGATTACGCCTGACATCGCTGTCGTAAATGGCGTATTTACCCGAAAGGCTGCCGAAAGAATTGCGCACGCCGCTTTTCGCATGGCGATGCAGCGAAAACGCAAAGTGACCATTGTCCACAAAGCGAACGTCATTCGGCTGGGCTACGGACTTTTCCTCGATACCTGCCGCGAGGTCGCAAGGCAATATCCAGAAGTGCAAGTCGATGATTACCACATTGATGCGATGGCTGCCCATCTCGTCCGAAGAGCGAAAGACTTTGATGTGATCGTGACGACGAACATGTTCGGCGATATTTTGTCCGATCTGGCAGGGGAGCTTGTTGGCAGTCTGGGACTGGCTCCTTCCATCAATACGAATGATCGGCAGGCGATGGCGCAAGCGGCCCATGGTTCCGCTCCTGACATTGCCGGAAAAAACATCGCGAATCCGGTAGGCGAAATGCTCTCGATGGTCATGCTGTTGGACTGGCTTGCTTCCCGTCATCAGGATCAGGAGCTGCATCGGATCGCACGGCTGGTGGAACAGTCAATCATGACGACGATCGAAGAAGGAATCTGCACCCGCGACCTCGGAGGAGACGCAACCACCACGGAATTTACGGCCGCGATCATCAAGCGAATCGGGTCGGGAGGGAAATGA
- a CDS encoding aspartate/glutamate racemase family protein: protein MATTPIRIGLIHATMNSVQPIHAAFREQAPHVTLLNFMDEGLIFELNETGVITPAMIRRLIALIERAEESGVDGILLTCSSFSPYVTQIKKLFSTPVVSADTSMLEYSVEVAERIGVIATVGTAGPITTQQLKEIAALRGKSIEVQTVVITDAFFALQNGDVATHDGRIHQKIEELSESCDVILLAQMSMARALRTINKEMKKPVLTSPEISIRTILNLLA, encoded by the coding sequence ATGGCGACGACACCTATCCGTATTGGCCTGATACACGCCACGATGAATTCGGTGCAGCCGATCCATGCCGCCTTTCGTGAGCAAGCTCCGCATGTGACTCTGCTGAACTTCATGGATGAGGGATTGATTTTTGAGCTAAACGAAACGGGTGTCATTACACCTGCGATGATACGGCGGCTGATTGCATTGATCGAGCGAGCTGAAGAAAGCGGGGTAGATGGAATTTTACTGACCTGTTCGTCTTTTTCTCCGTACGTTACCCAAATCAAAAAGCTGTTTTCTACTCCGGTCGTGAGTGCGGATACCAGCATGCTTGAGTATTCCGTCGAAGTGGCTGAACGGATAGGAGTGATCGCGACGGTAGGCACTGCAGGACCCATCACGACTCAGCAGCTGAAAGAGATTGCCGCTTTGCGAGGCAAGTCCATTGAGGTTCAGACGGTAGTAATTACGGATGCGTTTTTCGCCCTGCAAAATGGCGATGTGGCCACGCATGATGGACGGATTCATCAAAAAATCGAAGAGCTGTCTGAAAGCTGCGATGTGATCCTGCTGGCGCAAATGTCGATGGCCCGAGCTTTGCGCACGATCAACAAGGAAATGAAAAAGCCGGTGCTCACCAGCCCGGAAATAAGCATCCGCACCATCTTGAATTTGCTGGCCTAG
- a CDS encoding Ldh family oxidoreductase, with product MPQDLYQAEDLVQFATNLFVGGGLRQKDAQVIAEDLVAANLRGIDSHGISRVPMYLERIRRGVVNPQPNITVKQITSAVSAVDGDDGMGFLAGHRAMEEAISLAEKSGIGLVGVRRSTHYGMAALYVLQAISSGYIGLAYTNSSPALPVWGGRTPFLGASPFAAGVPSGNQPPYVLDMAMTVIARGKIRLAATHNEPIPQGLALDAEGAPTTDAKKAFEGVCLPFGGPKGAAIAMLMDVLSGVLTGANYGGEVKSLYFDHTEPQNVGHLFFAIRPDLFLTKDEFAERMDTFVTRAKSSPLAKGFDEILIPGEPEERTAAKRREEGIPVSHTVIQSLREEAARLGVDLPDSMT from the coding sequence TTGCCACAGGATTTGTATCAAGCCGAAGATCTTGTCCAGTTCGCGACGAATTTATTCGTGGGCGGGGGCTTGCGTCAAAAGGATGCACAGGTAATTGCTGAGGATTTGGTTGCAGCCAATTTACGAGGAATCGATTCTCACGGCATTTCCCGCGTTCCGATGTATTTGGAGCGGATACGACGAGGTGTCGTCAATCCGCAGCCAAACATAACCGTGAAGCAAATCACATCAGCCGTTTCTGCAGTAGATGGAGACGATGGAATGGGGTTCCTCGCCGGTCATCGGGCGATGGAGGAGGCCATCTCATTAGCGGAAAAGAGTGGGATTGGCCTCGTAGGGGTTCGCCGCAGCACGCATTATGGAATGGCTGCCCTCTACGTTCTGCAGGCAATTTCTTCTGGCTATATCGGGCTTGCGTACACGAACTCCTCACCCGCTCTGCCGGTGTGGGGAGGGCGTACCCCCTTTCTGGGAGCCAGTCCTTTTGCGGCGGGTGTACCGAGCGGCAATCAGCCTCCGTATGTCCTGGATATGGCCATGACGGTGATTGCCAGAGGAAAGATTAGGCTGGCAGCCACTCACAATGAGCCGATCCCACAAGGTCTGGCGCTGGATGCGGAAGGAGCACCGACGACAGATGCCAAGAAAGCATTTGAAGGGGTCTGTCTGCCCTTCGGTGGCCCTAAAGGGGCGGCGATCGCCATGCTGATGGATGTGCTATCTGGTGTATTGACGGGCGCGAATTATGGAGGAGAGGTAAAGAGCCTTTACTTCGACCACACAGAACCGCAGAATGTCGGCCATCTGTTTTTTGCCATCAGACCGGATCTGTTTCTCACAAAGGACGAGTTTGCCGAGCGCATGGACACCTTCGTCACGAGGGCCAAATCATCTCCGCTTGCCAAAGGGTTCGATGAGATCCTGATTCCTGGAGAGCCTGAAGAGCGCACGGCAGCGAAGCGTCGTGAAGAGGGGATCCCGGTGTCTCATACCGTCATCCAGTCACTGCGAGAAGAGGCAGCCAGGCTCGGCGTAGATCTACCCGACAGCATGACCTGA
- a CDS encoding MFS transporter, which yields MILRNVLFITFGFQIMIFATRPIMTLYASHLGADTFQIGILAATFAFFPLLFAIHAGKIADYFGDRMPLFFSNMSCALGLTLPFLFPTLWSLFVSQAIVGISHVFINVCMQNVLGKAATKENRDHYFSVFSTVVALVSFIGPVLGGYMSEHVSYASVFMVAVAISVIPIGCSLLIPALVGQKKEKAGEDTGNTFALLKIPLLRKALATSALVLYSRDIFVAYFPLYASHLGISDSSIGWIIAIQGLAMVPVRLFLAKLADVAGRDKVLLFSIITAGISFILIPFVSNAWMLLVLSAIMGVGLGCGQPLSMTTTYNASPKTRTGEVLGLRLASNRLSQLIAPLFFGVVGSWGGLVTVFYISGAFLLGGAFLTKEKTRPAKENVTVGH from the coding sequence ATGATCCTTCGCAATGTCCTTTTCATCACATTCGGGTTTCAAATCATGATTTTCGCTACGAGGCCGATAATGACACTGTACGCATCCCATCTGGGGGCGGACACCTTTCAAATCGGAATCCTCGCAGCGACTTTTGCATTTTTTCCCTTGCTGTTTGCGATCCATGCGGGAAAGATCGCCGATTACTTCGGGGATCGGATGCCGCTCTTTTTCTCCAACATGAGCTGTGCGCTCGGGCTCACGCTCCCTTTTCTGTTCCCGACGCTCTGGTCGCTGTTCGTCTCGCAGGCGATCGTCGGAATCTCGCACGTGTTCATTAATGTCTGCATGCAAAATGTCTTGGGGAAAGCCGCCACGAAGGAAAATCGCGACCATTATTTCAGCGTGTTCAGTACGGTGGTTGCCTTGGTGAGCTTTATTGGTCCCGTCCTCGGAGGATATATGTCCGAGCACGTCTCCTATGCATCCGTGTTCATGGTTGCTGTCGCCATCAGCGTGATTCCGATCGGCTGCTCTTTGCTGATCCCTGCTCTCGTCGGGCAAAAAAAAGAAAAAGCGGGGGAAGATACGGGGAATACCTTTGCATTGCTGAAGATCCCGCTGCTGCGCAAGGCATTGGCGACCAGTGCCCTGGTGTTGTACTCCCGCGATATTTTCGTCGCGTACTTTCCGTTGTATGCAAGCCACCTCGGCATATCCGACTCCAGCATCGGGTGGATCATCGCAATTCAAGGCTTGGCGATGGTGCCTGTCCGCCTCTTCCTCGCCAAGCTGGCAGATGTGGCAGGGCGAGACAAGGTACTGCTATTCTCCATTATCACGGCCGGCATATCGTTCATCCTCATTCCCTTTGTAAGCAACGCGTGGATGCTGCTCGTCTTGAGTGCCATCATGGGGGTTGGATTGGGGTGTGGACAGCCGTTGTCGATGACGACGACGTACAATGCCTCACCAAAGACGCGAACAGGCGAAGTGCTGGGACTCCGCCTGGCATCCAATCGTCTCTCGCAGCTGATCGCTCCGCTGTTTTTCGGAGTAGTCGGAAGCTGGGGAGGATTGGTAACGGTATTTTATATCAGCGGTGCGTTTTTGCTGGGGGGAGCCTTTTTAACGAAGGAAAAGACCCGCCCCGCAAAAGAGAATGTGACGGTAGGGCATTAA
- a CDS encoding FMN-binding glutamate synthase family protein, with translation MLQIFLLVLLLIILVVPPLFLAYLYRLSKRPKHSIIRSHPYLGWLRYFLEKLGPEFRQYWFDSDTEGKPFSRADFVGLVYAAKYRTDLISFGGRRDYEKPGFYLSNAMFPKLTSELKVDNDRTVTGKKYVITDEGLFTRKEKFIEEQIKPWLLHDDDVIVVGENRRQPWRLKGMFGASATSFGAVGENYIQSTGTGAKMAGGSWINTGEGGVAQVHLDTGVDIISQIGPGLFGFRDDTGRFSIEEYKRKAEHPQIKAFELKFHQGAKIRGGHLEGTKVTEKVAAARLVPVGKTVNSPNRFEFLTSPEEALRFIAELQEAGGKPVGVKIVVGDPQRLEPFFGAMLTLNIFPDFITVDGSEGGSGATFKAMADGMGLPLYPALLILDDMARRYGVRDRMKIFASGKLVTPDKVAIALALGADLVNSARGFMMANGCIMALQCHTGKCPTGITTTDSRYQKALAPEEKQWRVMNYILQLREGLYSLAAACGLDSPRHFRREHVVFTNESGQTVRIADLFPYPETM, from the coding sequence ATGCTCCAGATATTTCTGCTCGTATTGCTCCTGATTATTCTTGTTGTGCCGCCGCTTTTCTTAGCCTACCTATATCGTCTATCCAAACGCCCCAAGCATTCCATCATTCGCTCCCATCCCTATCTCGGGTGGCTGCGCTACTTTTTAGAAAAGCTGGGGCCGGAGTTTCGCCAATATTGGTTTGATAGCGACACGGAAGGAAAGCCATTTTCCCGGGCTGATTTTGTCGGGCTCGTCTACGCGGCCAAATATCGGACCGATCTCATCTCCTTTGGCGGGAGACGCGATTACGAGAAGCCCGGCTTTTATCTTTCCAATGCCATGTTCCCGAAATTGACGAGCGAGTTAAAGGTAGATAATGATCGAACAGTCACAGGGAAGAAATACGTGATTACCGATGAAGGCCTCTTTACGAGGAAAGAGAAGTTCATTGAAGAGCAAATCAAGCCATGGCTGCTCCACGATGATGATGTGATTGTGGTAGGTGAAAATCGCAGACAACCATGGAGACTCAAAGGAATGTTCGGAGCATCCGCCACTTCCTTCGGTGCGGTGGGAGAAAACTACATTCAATCGACGGGGACTGGGGCAAAAATGGCGGGTGGTTCCTGGATCAATACAGGCGAAGGCGGAGTAGCCCAAGTGCATCTGGATACGGGCGTCGACATTATCTCGCAAATCGGACCAGGACTGTTCGGCTTTCGGGATGATACCGGTCGTTTTTCCATCGAAGAATATAAGCGTAAAGCTGAGCACCCGCAAATCAAGGCATTCGAGCTCAAATTTCATCAGGGTGCCAAAATACGCGGCGGACACCTCGAGGGCACGAAGGTCACGGAAAAAGTCGCGGCAGCACGTCTCGTACCGGTAGGCAAAACCGTCAATTCGCCAAACCGGTTCGAATTTCTTACCAGCCCCGAGGAAGCGCTTCGTTTTATCGCGGAATTGCAGGAAGCTGGCGGCAAACCGGTTGGCGTAAAAATCGTGGTGGGTGATCCGCAGCGGCTCGAACCGTTTTTCGGGGCCATGCTTACCTTGAATATCTTCCCTGATTTCATTACCGTTGACGGTTCCGAGGGGGGCTCCGGCGCAACCTTCAAAGCAATGGCCGATGGAATGGGTCTCCCCCTCTACCCCGCGCTTCTTATTCTCGATGACATGGCGAGACGATACGGCGTGCGCGACCGCATGAAAATTTTCGCTTCCGGCAAGCTCGTCACTCCTGACAAAGTGGCGATTGCACTGGCGCTTGGCGCAGATCTCGTCAACTCCGCACGCGGCTTCATGATGGCCAATGGGTGCATCATGGCCTTGCAGTGCCATACAGGAAAATGCCCGACCGGAATTACCACCACCGACTCCAGATATCAAAAGGCATTAGCGCCTGAAGAGAAGCAGTGGCGCGTCATGAACTACATTCTTCAGTTACGGGAGGGACTGTACTCGTTGGCTGCAGCTTGCGGCTTGGATAGCCCCCGCCATTTTCGCCGAGAACACGTCGTATTTACAAACGAAAGCGGTCAAACGGTTCGGATTGCAGATCTGTTTCCGTATCCTGAAACGATGTGA
- a CDS encoding SgcJ/EcaC family oxidoreductase: MEASTLGHDSSSPEEIEVRSLYAGLIKGWNERNAKGMAEPFAADGSLVGFDGSQIAGRVQIEEHLTPIFASHPTAPYVTIVRSVRMMGTDAAVLQAIAGMVPPGKGDIEPGLNAVQTLVAEKQAGAWQVVHFQTTPAQFHGRPELVEEMTTELRALL, encoded by the coding sequence ATGGAAGCGTCAACATTGGGACATGATTCCAGTTCGCCAGAGGAAATAGAGGTTCGATCGCTTTATGCGGGACTTATCAAGGGCTGGAATGAACGAAATGCCAAGGGAATGGCTGAACCATTCGCAGCCGATGGCTCCTTGGTTGGATTTGATGGGAGCCAGATCGCGGGGCGGGTTCAGATCGAAGAGCATCTGACGCCGATTTTTGCCAGTCATCCGACAGCGCCCTATGTGACGATTGTGCGCTCTGTGCGGATGATGGGGACGGATGCAGCGGTATTGCAAGCGATAGCAGGAATGGTTCCGCCAGGGAAAGGTGATATCGAGCCAGGACTGAATGCCGTCCAGACCCTCGTGGCTGAAAAACAGGCTGGCGCGTGGCAAGTCGTACATTTTCAAACGACCCCTGCACAATTCCACGGAAGACCGGAATTGGTAGAAGAAATGACCACAGAGCTGCGAGCGTTACTGTAA
- a CDS encoding DUF2277 domain-containing protein has translation MCRNIKTLFNFDPSATEDEIHAAALQFVRKLSGYNTPSKANEAAFNQAVQEVAQVAQKLLDSLVSNAEPRNRETEIERARARNAKRFGTSTE, from the coding sequence ATGTGCAGAAATATTAAAACCTTATTCAACTTCGATCCGTCCGCCACAGAAGATGAGATCCATGCCGCCGCGCTTCAATTCGTGCGCAAGCTTTCGGGGTACAATACCCCGTCCAAAGCAAACGAAGCTGCATTCAACCAAGCGGTTCAAGAGGTGGCACAGGTTGCCCAAAAATTGCTCGATTCGCTGGTCTCAAATGCCGAGCCGCGCAACCGGGAGACGGAGATCGAACGTGCTCGCGCAAGAAATGCCAAACGGTTTGGAACAAGCACAGAGTGA
- a CDS encoding TetR/AcrR family transcriptional regulator produces MSEKSIRERIIETSMRLFEANGYHKVTVDQIVKESGTSKGGFYHNFKSKDELLYIIHDQFISYVLEKAEEAYEQWGTPTERLQAIVKSFVKMIDLYRSQVTIFYQESLFLAPEYFKDIEIKRDRYKKMMFTVVQEGIHSGEFRPELPVPIVSMAIFGMVNWIYKWYQTSGTYSIDQIADIYADMVLHSVLKSEAMENPDFNRFFLQSSDFPLKPFS; encoded by the coding sequence ATGAGCGAAAAATCGATCAGAGAACGAATCATTGAAACGTCCATGCGCTTATTCGAAGCGAATGGCTACCACAAGGTGACCGTCGACCAAATCGTCAAGGAAAGCGGTACGTCCAAGGGTGGTTTTTATCACAACTTTAAATCAAAGGATGAATTGCTCTACATCATCCATGATCAGTTCATTTCGTATGTACTGGAAAAAGCGGAGGAAGCTTATGAGCAGTGGGGGACGCCTACGGAAAGGCTCCAAGCTATCGTAAAATCCTTCGTGAAGATGATCGATCTGTACCGGTCGCAGGTGACGATCTTTTATCAGGAAAGCTTGTTCCTGGCTCCTGAATACTTCAAGGATATTGAAATCAAGCGGGACCGCTACAAAAAAATGATGTTTACGGTTGTGCAGGAAGGGATCCACTCTGGAGAATTTCGCCCAGAACTTCCGGTTCCCATCGTGTCCATGGCCATTTTCGGGATGGTCAACTGGATTTACAAATGGTATCAAACATCGGGAACGTACTCCATCGATCAGATCGCTGACATTTATGCAGATATGGTGCTGCACTCGGTGTTAAAATCGGAAGCGATGGAAAATCCGGATTTCAACCGGTTCTTTTTGCAATCCTCAGATTTCCCCCTAAAGCCCTTTTCCTAA
- the accB gene encoding acetyl-CoA carboxylase biotin carboxyl carrier protein: protein MLTIYELRELVKLLEQTDVESIEVKQDDSRLAIKRRPNGDVGHAQPAVNVAALPVKAVAPAPAAPAKPRIEAARPAAAEVPKAAAAQPAENTDQLHKVTSPMVGTFYAAPAVDAAPYVSIGSRVEKSTIVCIVEAMKLFNEIEAEVNGEIVSVLVENGQLVDLGQPLFLVKTAQ from the coding sequence GTGCTGACGATTTATGAACTGAGAGAGCTTGTGAAATTGCTGGAGCAAACCGATGTAGAATCCATCGAGGTCAAACAAGATGATTCTCGACTGGCTATTAAACGCAGACCAAACGGGGACGTCGGTCATGCACAGCCAGCTGTGAATGTAGCCGCATTACCCGTAAAAGCGGTCGCGCCTGCGCCAGCAGCCCCTGCAAAGCCGAGAATCGAAGCGGCCCGCCCTGCCGCTGCAGAAGTTCCCAAAGCTGCCGCTGCCCAACCAGCAGAAAACACGGATCAGCTGCATAAAGTCACTTCCCCGATGGTAGGCACTTTTTACGCCGCTCCGGCTGTCGATGCCGCACCATATGTATCAATCGGAAGTCGTGTGGAGAAATCAACGATCGTATGTATTGTAGAGGCCATGAAGCTCTTTAATGAAATCGAGGCAGAGGTAAACGGGGAAATCGTCTCGGTTCTGGTCGAAAATGGCCAACTGGTAGACCTCGGTCAGCCCCTGTTCCTAGTCAAGACAGCACAATGA